In a single window of the Deinococcus aetherius genome:
- the upp gene encoding uracil phosphoribosyltransferase, whose amino-acid sequence MLTVVAHPLIQHKLSLMRSVETGVKEFRELAAEVSMLLAYEAMRDLELSPTHLQTPLQEGEFPMLSGKKLALVAILRAGLVMTDGILSLVPAARVGHIGLYRDPLTLKPVAYYNKLPADIAERRVFLTDPMLATGGSAGAAIQFLKDAGAQTIKLMSILAAPEGVAVIEAEHPDVEIVVAAVDERLNDHGYIVPGLGDAGDRIYGTK is encoded by the coding sequence ATGCTCACGGTCGTGGCCCACCCCCTGATCCAGCACAAGCTCTCCCTGATGCGCAGCGTCGAGACTGGCGTCAAGGAGTTCCGCGAACTCGCTGCCGAGGTCTCGATGCTCCTCGCCTACGAGGCGATGCGCGACCTGGAGCTGAGCCCCACCCACCTGCAAACGCCACTGCAAGAGGGTGAGTTCCCGATGCTCAGCGGCAAGAAGCTCGCCCTCGTCGCCATCCTGCGCGCGGGGCTGGTGATGACCGACGGCATCCTCAGCCTGGTGCCCGCCGCGCGGGTCGGCCACATCGGGCTGTACCGCGACCCCCTGACGCTGAAGCCCGTCGCTTACTACAACAAGCTCCCCGCCGACATCGCCGAGCGCCGGGTCTTCCTGACCGACCCCATGCTCGCCACGGGCGGAAGCGCGGGCGCGGCCATCCAGTTCCTCAAGGACGCGGGCGCCCAGACCATCAAGCTCATGTCCATCCTCGCCGCGCCCGAGGGGGTGGCCGTCATTGAGGCCGAGCACCCCGATGTGGAGATCGTGGTGGCGGCGGTGGACGAGCGGCTCAACGACCACGGCTACATCGTGCCGGGGCTGGGGGACGCGGGGGACCGGATTTACGGAACGAAGTGA
- a CDS encoding aminoglycoside phosphotransferase family protein yields the protein MTSGGPTFLRFPVLEARYGPLTPMDQGMQSRVYSTPDGRVVVKVYRNHQGEHRLEAENLRRAGLGEWVLGAVEADGVEALIMRRFPGHPLTAADVSRALPRLREILGALHRERGEAVDLGRLRERLKRFRRALAAYPLDDLFDAVEEPLERGLLDQPSAFCHLDLWQDNILIAPGGEVIVIDWTKAAWDDPLRDIALLKTGTLDLLSPDASLEAALTFLPDREPATVTRLRAYLAHTYLHDLYWFLMNEPYEFDGQRGPKLSRARHVLARLPG from the coding sequence GTGACCTCTGGCGGCCCGACCTTCCTCCGCTTCCCCGTGCTGGAGGCCCGCTACGGCCCCCTGACGCCCATGGACCAGGGGATGCAAAGCCGCGTGTACAGCACCCCGGATGGCCGGGTCGTCGTGAAGGTGTACCGCAACCACCAAGGCGAGCACCGCCTGGAGGCCGAGAACCTGCGCCGCGCCGGGCTGGGCGAGTGGGTCCTGGGCGCCGTGGAGGCCGATGGGGTCGAGGCCCTGATCATGCGCCGCTTTCCAGGGCACCCCCTCACCGCCGCCGACGTGTCCCGCGCCCTGCCCCGCCTGCGGGAGATTCTGGGCGCCCTGCACCGCGAGCGTGGAGAGGCCGTGGATCTGGGCCGACTCCGCGAGCGCCTGAAACGCTTCCGCCGTGCGCTGGCCGCCTACCCCCTCGACGACCTCTTCGACGCCGTGGAGGAGCCGCTGGAGCGCGGCCTCCTCGACCAGCCCTCGGCGTTTTGCCACCTCGACCTGTGGCAGGACAACATCCTGATCGCGCCGGGTGGGGAGGTCATCGTGATCGACTGGACGAAGGCCGCGTGGGACGACCCGCTGCGCGACATCGCCCTCCTCAAGACGGGCACCCTCGACCTGCTCTCGCCCGACGCCAGCCTGGAGGCGGCCCTGACCTTCCTCCCCGACCGCGAACCGGCGACCGTGACCCGGCTGCGGGCCTACCTCGCGCACACCTACCTGCACGACCTGTACTGGTTCCTGATGAACGAGCCCTACGAGTTCGACGGCCAGCGCGGCCCCAAGTTGTCGCGCGCCCGGCACGTCCTCGCGCGGTTGCCGGGCTGA
- a CDS encoding HD-GYP domain-containing protein: MFRRPPRPQTTPDPDLRPAVAAEVAPPAETPDATRVLTELLARPTAEGILEGALAHGASLLGGGVQGYAVLRRGEDHVSAVCGYPKTLVGTVLSGPWTGPRPRVLAGGSRDLYEQNPPEVQARLDEGGLRDAARTLVVPLGDRGRNLGALVFDWKTAGEVPPASQDAVGRWAAAVAPLLGLVGARDDWRQAARQLTVALVEAVESREFDSLGHAQAVAETALRLGRGVGLAERELEELWFAAALHDLGKINGEAGHAQVGANFLHGVPQLAESQKAIRHHHERWDGGGEPNGLGGEDIPLYARILAVANAAVRLGDPERLRAQAGSSLDPRLVTVFEKLTQ; encoded by the coding sequence GTGTTCCGACGCCCCCCTCGCCCGCAGACCACGCCCGACCCCGACCTCCGCCCGGCGGTGGCCGCCGAGGTCGCCCCCCCCGCCGAGACGCCCGACGCGACTCGCGTGCTCACCGAACTGCTCGCCCGCCCGACCGCCGAGGGCATCCTGGAGGGGGCGCTCGCCCACGGGGCCAGCCTGCTCGGCGGCGGGGTGCAGGGGTACGCGGTGCTGCGCCGGGGAGAAGACCACGTGTCGGCGGTCTGCGGCTACCCCAAAACCCTGGTCGGCACCGTGCTGAGCGGCCCCTGGACCGGCCCCCGCCCCCGGGTGCTCGCGGGGGGCAGCCGCGACCTCTACGAACAGAACCCGCCAGAGGTCCAGGCCCGGCTCGACGAGGGCGGACTGCGGGACGCGGCCAGGACGCTCGTCGTGCCGCTGGGGGACCGGGGGCGCAACCTGGGCGCGCTCGTCTTCGACTGGAAGACGGCGGGGGAGGTCCCGCCCGCCTCGCAGGACGCGGTGGGGAGGTGGGCGGCGGCGGTAGCACCCCTCCTGGGCCTCGTGGGCGCGCGGGACGACTGGCGCCAGGCCGCCCGGCAGCTCACGGTCGCCCTGGTGGAGGCGGTCGAGAGCCGGGAGTTCGACTCGCTGGGGCACGCGCAGGCCGTCGCCGAGACGGCCCTGCGGCTGGGGCGGGGGGTGGGGCTCGCCGAGCGAGAACTCGAAGAACTCTGGTTCGCCGCTGCCCTGCACGACCTCGGCAAGATCAACGGTGAGGCCGGGCACGCGCAGGTCGGCGCCAACTTCCTGCACGGGGTTCCGCAGCTCGCCGAGTCGCAGAAGGCCATCCGTCACCACCACGAGCGCTGGGACGGCGGCGGGGAGCCGAACGGCCTGGGCGGCGAGGACATTCCGCTCTACGCCCGCATCCTGGCCGTGGCGAACGCTGCCGTCCGTCTGGGCGACCCCGAGCGCCTGAGGGCCCAGGCGGGGAGCAGCCTCGACCCGCGCCTGGTGACGGTGTTCGAGAAGCTGACGCAATGA
- a CDS encoding YkgJ family cysteine cluster protein, with the protein MTRPPTPPGDFRTAGSTFHPPRYTRVTEAVRRGYDAYARRARAWTVGYQERGGRVHCGAGCVACCNMPIRVSLAEALVTAQALTDEEAARVEAHARRVIQNARTAPDDDVYVERHRREVGFCPLLDRSTGGCSRYDVRPTRCRDTFSALPARYCEAGAWENMNRRERDAYRREVARTPGTDGELHFIAPLEHLSEPIWASAAKAMRTEWGLEAWGDFWVLTTLARDPAFMASVERGDARGAWRAARAAGLAHPTVLELG; encoded by the coding sequence ATGACGCGTCCCCCCACCCCCCCCGGAGACTTCAGGACCGCCGGGTCCACTTTTCACCCGCCCCGTTACACGCGGGTGACCGAGGCCGTGCGGCGCGGGTACGACGCCTACGCCCGGCGGGCCCGGGCCTGGACGGTGGGCTACCAGGAACGCGGCGGGCGGGTCCACTGCGGGGCGGGGTGCGTCGCGTGCTGCAACATGCCCATCCGGGTCAGCCTCGCCGAGGCGCTCGTGACCGCGCAGGCCCTCACGGACGAGGAGGCCGCGCGGGTGGAGGCCCACGCCCGGCGCGTGATCCAGAATGCCCGCACCGCCCCCGACGACGACGTGTACGTCGAGCGGCACCGCCGGGAGGTAGGGTTTTGCCCGCTGCTCGACCGCTCCACGGGCGGCTGCTCGCGCTACGACGTGCGGCCCACCCGCTGCCGAGACACCTTCAGCGCCCTGCCCGCCCGCTACTGCGAGGCCGGGGCCTGGGAGAACATGAACCGCCGCGAGCGCGACGCCTATCGCCGGGAGGTCGCCCGCACCCCCGGCACCGACGGCGAACTGCATTTCATCGCCCCCCTCGAACACCTCTCGGAGCCGATCTGGGCGTCCGCCGCCAAAGCGATGCGCACCGAGTGGGGCCTGGAAGCGTGGGGCGACTTCTGGGTGCTCACTACCCTCGCCCGCGACCCCGCGTTCATGGCGAGCGTCGAGCGCGGGGACGCGCGGGGGGCCTGGCGGGCGGCGAGGGCGGCGGGGCTCGCGCACCCGACGGTGCTGGAGCTGGGCTGA